In the genome of Candidatus Electrothrix rattekaaiensis, the window GGCAGTGTACCCTTCGCATGGCGTCGGTCGAATTGAAGATATTGAGGCGCAGACCATCGGCGGCATTGATCAATCATTTTATGTGCTCAGAATTCTTGACAATGACATGACTATCATGATTCCCACTGCAACCAGCGGGAACGTCGGCCTCAGACCTATTATTTCAAAAAATGAAGTGAAAAAGGTCGTTGATATTCTCAAAGATCGTGACATCAAAGTCAGTGCCCAAACGTGGAACAGGCGGTACCGTGACTACATGGACAAGATAAAAACCGGTTCCGTCTTTGAAGTCGCGGTCGTGCTTCGCGATCTGCTCCTGCTCAAAGGAGACAAGGATCTTTCTTACGGCGAACGCAAGATGATGGATACAGCCAAAAGCCTTCTTGTCAAAGAAATATCCCTTGCCAAAAATGTTGCCGAGGAAAAGGTGGAAAACCAGATCGATAAAATTTTTGAATGATCCTCTGAATCGCAGGGTCATTTTGTCCACTTCTCGCCCCCATTCGCTGCACCGAATTCACGCCCGGGAAAACGGGATGCGCCTTGATCATTATCTGGCCCTCCATTTTCCGGAACATTCTCGTTCTAGCCTTGGAAAGCACATACTTTCGTCCCGCATCCTGGTAAACGACAAAACGGTAAAAGCCGGATATCGTTTACATCCTGGGGATGTTGTTCAGGTGGATTTTCCCCGGCTGCCCAAGGATAAGGAAAACGATCCCTGTGCCCAGCCTGTGGATTTTGAAGTGCTGCATGAAGATCAGAGCCTGATTGTGATCAACAAACCGCCGGGCCTCGTTGTCCACCCTGCGGCCGGACATGCCGACCAAACCCTGGTCAACGGCCTGCTTCATCGCTATACCGACATGGCAGCTCTTGAAGGCGGTAGACCGGGCATTGTCCACCGACTGGACAAAGACACCTCCGGGATTATGCTGGTTGCCAGAACAGAAAAAATCCAGGCCATGCTGTCGGCAGCCTTTAAGGAACGCAAAATCCGCAAGACCTATCATGCCCTGCTCCTGCGTTCCCCTACTGATCGCAGCGGGCGTATCGTTGCTTCCATAGGCAGACATCCGGTCCATCGCAAAAAAATGACGGTTCGCCCAGACGGTCGTTACGCGGCAACTGCCTGGGAAGTCTTGGAAACCTTTCACAACGGCTTCTGCTTTGCAGAGATAGGCATAGAGACGGGTCGCACCCATCAAATTAGAGTTCACATGTCCTCTTTGAAGGCCCCGGTGGCAGGCGATACCCTGTACGGCGGCAAGCCGGATAAAAAATCAGAGGTCGCAGCGGAGCGACAACTCCTGCATGCCTCGACCCTTGTCTTTACCCACCCGGCAACCGGCAAGGAATGCCAGTTCACAGCCCCGTTATGGCCGGATATGGAGCAGGTGCTCAGGCAATTACGGGAACATGCCGACAACACCGATCATGCAGATTGAGCAGCGCGTTAAACAACAGGTCATCGGGATCACCGGTGGGATTGGATCAGGAAAAAGCAGGGTTTGCGCCTTTCTCGCTGAAAGATACAACTTCCCGCTGTTGAGCCTTGATATCATCTGCCGAGACCTCCTCCGGCCACAGGAAGCCGGTTGGCAGGCTCTACGGGATCTCCTGCCCGATGCATACTTCACCCGCAACAACGAACTCAACCGACAGTTTTTTCGCCAACAGCTTTTTGCTGATGCTGCGTTGCGTAGCCGAGTTGATTCGGTATTGCATCCCCTTGCCCGTCAAGAAATGGAACAGCAGATAGCCAGCCTTATCGCTGGCAATAACGCTGGCCCTGACGCTGGTCTTAGCGGCCCCGGCCCGATCTTGATTGAGATCCCCCTGCTTTTTGAGGCAGGTTGGCAAGAGAGCGTGGATATGATTCTTGTCGTCTACGCAGATACAACTGTACGCCTACAGCGTATTATGCAACGGGACAGGGTGAATGAGGAGCAGGCAAAAAAGGCTGTTGCAGCTCAGCAATGCCTCCGTGAAAAGGCCGCATCTGCGGATCATGTGATTGACAACTCCGGTTTCTGGGAGCAAACCTGCTCACAGGTACAGCAAATGGTTGTTTCCGGCGTTTTTTCATTGAATAGCTGATGTTTTTTATGCATTTTGCACAAAAAATATTGACAACCCTAGGGAAAACCAATACTGTAACAAAAAATATTTTTATATTTTCCCAGCTTACTTTTCCTCAATATCCGTATTTTTATCCGTATTTTCGACAAAGATCATCAGGGTAGCGTACCCACCTGTTATTTTATATAAGCAATTCGTAGCAATATAGGCAGTAGCATGTCCTCTCGCCTCAATCTCCGGCGTGCTGAGAGACTATCAACAGCCATGTTTCGAATGCACCAGCCTGTTTCATTCTATAAAAATATTCTATAAAAAAATAAACCGGTTGATACAAAGTTACTCTTAGTGGTTTCCACGCGCTATCGTTTTCCTGCTCAGCCGGAAAACATATCCTACCCGGATAACTCAATACTCTCCGAGAAACAGATTGTACAGCCCAATATCCACCCCGTCACCAAATATAACCGCTGAATGCAATATATTCTGTTCAGCGCAGGACATTCCTTATACATCTTAACATACTACCCCGAACCCTGAGGAGGAAGGATCCGCTGATGAATCCTACTGAGTTAAAAAATAAGAACATCAAAGAACTTGTTGCACTGGCAGCATCTTTAAAAATTGAAGGATACAGTTCCCTGAGAAAACAGGAGCTCATCTTCGCCATCCTCAAATCACAGGCCGATGATGACGGCAAACTTCGCGGCAGCGGAGTACTTGACGTGTTACAGGATGGATTCGGCTTCCTCAGGGCACCGGACTATAATTACCTCCCCGGCCCTGATGATATCTATGTCTCTCCCTCCCAGATCCGGAGGCTCAACCTGCGAACAGGTGACACGATCGAAGGGGAAGTGAGAGCACCTAAGGAAAATGAACGCTATTTCGCTCTCCTTAAAGTTGACAGGGTGAACTACGAAGATCCCGAGGCTTCAAATAATAAGACGCTGTTTGTCAACCTGACGCCCCTGCATCCTGAAGAGCAGATCAACCTTGAAGATGAGCCGGATAATTTTTCCACCAGAGTGATGAACATGGTCTCTCCGCTGGGAAAAGGGCAACGCGGTCTGATTGTCGCTCCGCCCCGTACCGGTAAAACGGTTCTTATGCAGCATATCGCCCAGGCCATTGTCAAAAATCATAAGGAAATCATCCCCATCGTCCTTCTGATCGACGAACGCCCGGAAGAAGTCACGGATATGAAACGAAGCGTGAATGCGGAGGTGGTCAGCTCCACCTTTGACGAACCGCCGCAGCGTCATATTCAAGTTGCTGAGATGGTTATTGAAAAGGCCAGGCGCTTAGTCGAGCATAAAAAAGACGTTGTTATCCTGCTGGATTCCATCACCCGACTTGCCCGTGCGTATAATACTGTCACGCCCGCATCCGGCAAAATCCTCTCCGGTGGTGTTGAGGCCAATGCCCTGCATCGTCCGAAACGCTTCTTCGGTGCAGCCCGTAACATTGAGGAAGGCGGCAGCCTGACCATCCTTGCCACCGCCCTGATCGAAACCGGCAGCCGGATGGATGATGTTATTTTCGAGGAGTTCAAAGGAACCGGCAATATGGAAATTGTTCTGGATCGCAAGATGTCTGATCGGCGTATTTATCCGGCTATCAATATCCAGAAATCCGGCACCCGAAAAGAAGATCTCCTTCTGTCACCAGAAGATCTCAACCGCATGTGGATTCTGCGCAAGCTGCTTTCGTCCATGAATCCGGCTGACGCAATGGAATTTCTCCTCGGCAAGATGGAGCAGACCAAGACCAATGCTGAATTCTTTGCTTCGATGAACCGCTAATCCCTGTTTGCTCGACCACAAAGAGCGTTTCCTGTCTACAAAAAAGTCTTTTAATGAATTTTTCCTTTGTTAAAAAAGCTAAACCGGGTAAAATGTAAGGTTTTACAACCTGTACAAAATAACTCGCAAATAATAACTCGCTGTTATGCGAATATATTCTCTGGAGGCCGAGAAGACAATGAAACCAGATATCCATCCTGAGTATCATAAGATCAAGGCAAAATGCGCCTGCGGTAACGAGGTAGAACTGGGTTCTGTCAACGAAAGCATTGAAGTTGAAATCTGTTCTGCCTGCCATCCTTTTTTTACTGGCAAGCAAAAGCTGATTGATACAGCTGGTCGTATTGAAAAATTCAAGAAAAAATACGCCAAGCATCTCGCACAAAAGAGCGCGTAGCCGACCTGTTGTCAAAACCGCGTGGCAGTTCTCTGTCATGCGGTTTTTTTGTTTTTCCGTTCTTTTCCACAGCTTCATCACTCCTTACCATTAGCCGATTTTTATTCCACAGCACGGGATAAAGACACCTGCCGGATACATCCATGTTTGAAAATCTTGTTGATATTCATGAAAAGCTTTCCGCTTTAGAGCGTCAGCTTTCTGACCCGGAACTGCTCAACAACCGGACAAAATACCAGGAAACCGTGCGCGAGCACTCTCGAGTGTCCAAGCTAAGTACGCTCTACACCTCCTACACCAAGGTCGGACAGGATTTAGCAGAGAACCGCGAGCTTATTCATGATGCGGATAACGATCCCGAACTGGCGGAACTGGCAAAAGGG includes:
- the rho gene encoding transcription termination factor Rho encodes the protein MNPTELKNKNIKELVALAASLKIEGYSSLRKQELIFAILKSQADDDGKLRGSGVLDVLQDGFGFLRAPDYNYLPGPDDIYVSPSQIRRLNLRTGDTIEGEVRAPKENERYFALLKVDRVNYEDPEASNNKTLFVNLTPLHPEEQINLEDEPDNFSTRVMNMVSPLGKGQRGLIVAPPRTGKTVLMQHIAQAIVKNHKEIIPIVLLIDERPEEVTDMKRSVNAEVVSSTFDEPPQRHIQVAEMVIEKARRLVEHKKDVVILLDSITRLARAYNTVTPASGKILSGGVEANALHRPKRFFGAARNIEEGGSLTILATALIETGSRMDDVIFEEFKGTGNMEIVLDRKMSDRRIYPAINIQKSGTRKEDLLLSPEDLNRMWILRKLLSSMNPADAMEFLLGKMEQTKTNAEFFASMNR
- the rpmE gene encoding 50S ribosomal protein L31 produces the protein MKPDIHPEYHKIKAKCACGNEVELGSVNESIEVEICSACHPFFTGKQKLIDTAGRIEKFKKKYAKHLAQKSA
- a CDS encoding RluA family pseudouridine synthase, whose protein sequence is MRLDHYLALHFPEHSRSSLGKHILSSRILVNDKTVKAGYRLHPGDVVQVDFPRLPKDKENDPCAQPVDFEVLHEDQSLIVINKPPGLVVHPAAGHADQTLVNGLLHRYTDMAALEGGRPGIVHRLDKDTSGIMLVARTEKIQAMLSAAFKERKIRKTYHALLLRSPTDRSGRIVASIGRHPVHRKKMTVRPDGRYAATAWEVLETFHNGFCFAEIGIETGRTHQIRVHMSSLKAPVAGDTLYGGKPDKKSEVAAERQLLHASTLVFTHPATGKECQFTAPLWPDMEQVLRQLREHADNTDHAD
- the coaE gene encoding dephospho-CoA kinase (Dephospho-CoA kinase (CoaE) performs the final step in coenzyme A biosynthesis.), encoding MPTTPIMQIEQRVKQQVIGITGGIGSGKSRVCAFLAERYNFPLLSLDIICRDLLRPQEAGWQALRDLLPDAYFTRNNELNRQFFRQQLFADAALRSRVDSVLHPLARQEMEQQIASLIAGNNAGPDAGLSGPGPILIEIPLLFEAGWQESVDMILVVYADTTVRLQRIMQRDRVNEEQAKKAVAAQQCLREKAASADHVIDNSGFWEQTCSQVQQMVVSGVFSLNS
- a CDS encoding CarD family transcriptional regulator translates to MNKGKGKTMFAAGDMAVYPSHGVGRIEDIEAQTIGGIDQSFYVLRILDNDMTIMIPTATSGNVGLRPIISKNEVKKVVDILKDRDIKVSAQTWNRRYRDYMDKIKTGSVFEVAVVLRDLLLLKGDKDLSYGERKMMDTAKSLLVKEISLAKNVAEEKVENQIDKIFE